Sequence from the Diorhabda carinulata isolate Delta chromosome 5, icDioCari1.1, whole genome shotgun sequence genome:
GGGGTAATTATCTCCAAAAAACTCAACTAAATCATATTGTAGTATcgaattgatttttctttgagATAATAAATCCAATTAGATCAATAATTGGAGTTAATATAGTGTAGAATTTGATCTAGCTGAACTTACTGAAGTAAGTTAAAGAAAATAAcctcaataaataaattttttttgtgtggaATATATTGAGTGACTCCAAAGGTGAAATAATAACCAGAAACTGATGTAAATAACTTTTGTGTTTGATagttttcaagaaatataaattataatatcaatgaaaatataatttgatgaaatatttgtcaaaattgtGTGAAATAGTTAAAAgaactgaattattttttttaacaaggaAATAGTTAAATATATTGTGTAACcaagaaataattaatcaagATCCTTATtgattataatcaaaaattgtaaaaatgaataaattcgtttaagaaattaaaattcaaagtagatttttcatattttatattagtttgGGGTAATGTGGTGATCGAAAGTgagtattataatatttttacgattaatatttattcggttatacagaaattattttaacgATAGATTTAGTcgtatgtttattaaaaaaaagaaggagaATCATAAATTAAGAGCAATTCCACCGTAATCGATTATGTACAACATTcggtaaaaatataaatcttttttccaaaaatttatcacCACTTAGGCCTTCGAACTTTAGATACCATTTGactagaagaaagaaaaatatatgtacttatatatatatatatatatatatatatatatatatatatatatatatatatatatagtgttgaaatatttttttttttgtaaatgtatcCAACAGAAACGCACATTCACATATCCAGGCTTACTTTTTATCGAACAAAGGCAACTTAGATCTAACCGCCCCCTCGCAAATAACTAATCTGGAACATTTAGGCCGCTGCAACGCCAAATGTGTACTAGCCGTACACGTAGATCCGGTATTATGTTTCTCCAAAGACCTCCTCAGACTGGCTATCCTGGAACTCAATTGCGAACCGCCCGGATGACGTAAACTGGTACCTTTACGTTCGAAATATTCAACAATCGACGATATATTCGGTTTCAAATCGTTCTGCCAATCGCAACTCGTCAAACTAGAAATATCCTCGCTGCTATCGGTGTATATAGACGAGGCGCGTTTACAGAGCGCTTGTAATTCGGCGTGTTCTAATTCGTCCAACGATCTAAGCGAACTAACCGCCGTACTATCACCCCACATACTATTCGGCGATAAACACTCCCCGACACTCGAATAGAAACCCGATTCGCAAGATCCCCTTCGCCTCAACAAACCCGCCGACGTTTCGGCCGTCAATTCGGACAAATTGGAACCGGAACCGCCTTTGTACATCGGATGGACGAATAAAGGCGAACGTATAGTTTGTGCTTTACGGGACGACGTCGGCGAACCCGGCAACGATTTCGGACTATCTTTCGATTCGGTTAATGGACAGGCCATTTCGCAACACGATGAAAAATTACCCAAGAGTTTTTTGACGCCTTGGAATTGCGCGAGCCCGGCGAACGGGTTCGTTGTGCTCGGCTTGTAATGAGGATCCTGTCGGCACATTAGCAACGCGTGACGACGAGCTTTATCGCTGGGCGTCGAAAACGACAATGATAATAATGAGGTGTCCTCGGAGAAGGACCGTCGATGGACGactgcaaaaaaattcaaattttaataacaggaaatatgaaaaacgtgcaaatttttcaataaaaatcagtCAATGACGtgtattattatcaaatatagcGACAATTGTGGACTAGGGGAAAAAGTTCTAAgctactttttgttttatgtcCACTAGATGGCGACGCTTGTATTGCGTTGAGTAGAAAACGTCAACTTTTTGGTTTAGTTCattttgaactaaaaaaaaaacgccAATCAAGAGATTTCGTATTTAtcgttgaaaataatttcataaattcataatattatcATTGTCAGGTTCATCGGGGACATATTTTTGGAGTTTAAACAGTAGGATCAATACAAAATTTTGCACAATTGTTAAGAACCGATtagaatacaataatttcataaattcgtaacaTTATCCTTACCAGGATCAACAGGATATCAATTAATGCAATTTCCGGAAGTGCACGAAtcgattttaatcattttaaaggATCAGTTGAATCCTTAAATTCGCTTGCTTGTCAAGGAccaataaaaacacaataatttcataaattcataccATTATCCTAGCCAGGATCAACAGgatatcaattaatttaaatttcggAAGTACACGAAtcgattttaatcattttaaaggATCAGTTGAATCCTTAAATTCGCTTGCTTGTCAAGGAccaataaaaatacaataatttcataaattcataccATTATCCTAGCCAGGATCAACAGGATATCAATTAATGCAATTTCTGGAAGTACAAGACtcgattttaatcattttaaaggATCAGATGAATCCTTAAATTCGCTTGCTTGTCAAGAAccaataaaaacacaataatttcataaattcataccATTATCCTAGCCAGGATCAACAGGATATCAATTAATGCAATTTCTGGAAGTACAAGACtcgattttaatcattttaaaggATCAGATGAATCCTTAAATTCGCTTGCTTGTCAAGGAccaataaaaacacaataatttcataaattcataccATTATCCTAGCCAGGATCAACAGGATAtcgattaatttaaatttcgGAAGTATAAGACtcgattttaatcattttaaaggATCAGTTGAATCCTTAAATTCGCTTGCTTGTCAAGGAccaataaaaatacaataatttcataaattcgtaacaTTATCCTTGCCAGGATCAACAGGATATCGATTAATGCAATTTCCGGAAGTATAAGACtcgattttaatcattttaaaggATCAGATGAATCCTTAAATTCGCTTGCTTGTCAAGGAccaataaaaatacaataatttcataaattcataccATTATCCTAGCCAGGATCAACAGgatatcaattaatttaaatttcggAAGTATAAGACtcgattttaatcattttaaaggATCAGTTGAATCCTTAAATTCGCTTGCTTGTCAAGGAccaataaaaatacaataatttcataaattcgtaacaTTATCCTTGCCAGGATCAACAGGATATCGATTAATGCAATTTCCGGAAGTATAAGACtcgattttaataattttaaaggATCAGATGAATCCTTAAATTCGCCTGCTTGTCAAGGAccaataaaaacacaataatttcataaattcataccATTATCCTAGCCAGGATCAACAGgatatcaattaatttaaatttcggAAGTATAAGACtcgattttaatcattttaaaggATCAGATGAATCCTTAAATTCGCTTGCTTGTCAAGGAccaataaaaacacaataatttcataaattcgtaacaTTATCCTTGCCAGGATCAACAGGATATCGATTAATGCAATTTCCGGAAGTATAAGACtcgattttaatcattttaaaggATCAGATGAATCCTTAAATTCGCTTGCTTGTCAAGGAccaataaaaatacaataatttcataaattcataccATTATCCTAGCCAGGATCAACAGgatatcaattaatttaaatttcggAAGTATAAGACtcgattttaatcattttaaaggATCAGTTGAATCCTTAAATTCGCTTGCTTGTCAAGGAccaataaaaatacaataatttcataaattcgtaacaTTATCCTTGCCAGGATCAACAGGATATCGATTAATGCAATTTCCGGAAGTATAAGACtcgattttaataattttaaaggATCAGATGAATCCTTAAATTCGCCTGCTTGTCAAGGAccaataaaaacacaataatttcataaattcataccATTATCCTAGCCAGGATCAACAGgatatcaattaatttaaatttcggAAGTATAAGACtcgattttaatcattttaaaggATCAGATGAATCCTTAAATTCGCTTGCTTGTCAAGGAccaataaaaacacaataatttcataaattcgtaacaTTATCCTTGTCAGGTTCACTAGGACATTAAGTAACAGATGAAATGAAATCGAAATGTAGCAAAATCGTCCAGAATTAATGACAGAATACTAATTTGATAATTGTGTTCCACATTCCTTATCAGCTCCATTTCTAAGACAACCTGATCATTTATCTAATGCGCCATagtaaaaaaaactacaaacaCGATTTTTTAGTTGAtccatttaaaaaatctaaatatttacacATCAGATTTGCTTGTGTGCCACCAGAATGTGTTAATTCTTCTtctgaatacaattttttcggTATAGCCCCGATATAGGAACATACTCCTCTGCAAAGCTAAGGTTGGCACGTGTGTACGGTCGCTGTCTGTCGCGAgaggtataaaaaaattataaaagaagaaaaaagaaacgtTATTGGGCGAGAGATATAGTAGACGGAAGTAAGAGTACTGCTGCAGCTGATCATTTCCATTTTAGTTGAAGAATGGATTCTCCAGGTTGAAAGGAAACTATAGAAAACCTGTAACACCAAAGAGATGCTGATTTCGGGTTTGGAATCAACGAGGAAACTTCCAAAAAGTTGTTAGGGAGACAGTTGGTAGCAGTTGAAGAATTTTCCTTCTGGGTTTCGAGAAAATGCGAGGTTAAGTCAACCAGGGACTGAGGAAATTGTGTTTCGAAGGAGTACAAACCAGATTTAAAGGTTTACAGGTCATTTGGGCGGTTAAAATTCGAGGTTATGTCTATAATGACGTGAAAGTTGTTGTAAAGACTGAAACAGAAGTTGTATTTTCAGAATTTAAGAATTGGTTACTCATAATTACAGAAAACATGTACCTCCAACGAAAAACAGAATTTGGTTTTGGAGGAAAGCTAGAAAACTTCCAAAAAGTTGTTGGGGAGACAGTTGGTAGCAGTCGAAGAAGAATTTGAAGCATTTTCCTTCTGGGTTTCGAGAAAATGAGAGGTTAAGTTAACCAGGGACTGAGGAAATTGTGTTTCGAAGGAGTACAAACCAGATTTAAAGGTTTACAGGTCATTTGGACGGTTAAAATTCGAGGTTATGTCTATAATGACGTGAAAGTTGTTGTAAAGACTGAAACAGAAGTTGTATTTTCAGTATCTAAGAATTGGTTACTCATAATTACAGAAAACATGTACCTCCAACGAAAAACAGAATTTGGTTTTGGAGGAAAGCTAGAAAACTTCCAAAAAGTTGTTGGGGAGACAGTTGGTAGCAGTCgaagaagaatttgaagaattttcctTCTGGGTTTCGAGAAAATGCGAGGTTAAGTCAATCAGGGAATGAGGAAATTGTGTTTCGAAGGAGTACAAACCAGATTTAAAGGTTTACAGGTCATTTGGGCGGTTAAAATTCGAGGTTATGTGTATAATGACGTGAAAGTTGTTGTAAAGACTGAAACAGAAGTTGTATTTTCAGTATCTAAGAATTGGTTACTCATAATTACAGAAAACATGTACCTCCAACGAAAAACAGAATTTGGTTTTGGAGGAAAGCTAGAAAACTTCCAAAAAGTTGTTGGGGAGACAGTTGGTAGCAGTCGAAGAAGAATTTGAAGCATTTTCCTTCTGGGTTTCGAGAAAATGCGAGGTTAAGTCAATCAAGGaatgaggaaattttgtttcGAAGGAGTACAAACCAGATTTAAGGGTTAAAATTGGAGGTTATGTATATGATGACACAAATGGTGTTGTTGAGGCAAAATCAGAACTTGTAAATGAGAATTGAATGGATAGAAGAGTTTtatctgtataaaataaatataaaaggtGTTGTAATCAACAATGGAGGAAACTTTATAcctcaaaaacaacaaaaataagttCCTTGttgctgaaataaaaaattttacataaaaataatcgGCTAAAAATAAATACGGATCTTTAATGAAATCTACAACATCGAATCGACAGGTCATAAATTAAATCATCgaataaaaaacgtaaaataaaATGACGACAATAGTcgcaaaaaaaatgaaacatcttCGGATTTTTGTACATACTTTTTCGATGTTGGGGCGCGCACGCGTTCGCCGCAGCGTTCGCTGCCACGGTAAGTTGTTCTTCGCTTTTGGCAGCGCAATTCGCCATCCGCAATCGCTTATCTTCGGCTAACTTCATGTCGTTCAATAAATCGGCGAGGGCTTGGAAGTTTTCCTTGAACGTGGGACGGCTTTTCGGATCGACGGAACAACATCTAATCCCCATAGAAAAATATGCGTATgaataacataacctcaacgttaatactgt
This genomic interval carries:
- the LOC130894192 gene encoding dual specificity testis-specific protein kinase 2 isoform X1 translates to MYPLNKNETVNKSKISCIYDNPCDPKDSDYEKLFCPNNELSEPPKARCDRLKTGSSCQALKHAVAALHPLDDFHKEKIGEGFFSEVFKVTHQTTGQVMVLKMNTRHSNRRNMLKEIQLMNRLSHQNILRLKGVCVHKAQLHALTEYIDGGSLHQLIHNRSVEIEQQTRIEIARDIASGMEYLHSKGVIHRDLTSKNVLIKHLDSGKLRAVVGDFGLSTDIPDPKEKTKLPIVGSPYWISPEGLKGKYYDERSDVFSYGIVLCELIARVEADPDYLPRTDNFGLDYLAFSDLCGPNVVPEFLTLAFRCCSVDPKSRPTFKENFQALADLLNDMKLAEDKRLRMANCAAKSEEQLTVAANAAANACAPQHRKIVHRRSFSEDTSLLSLSFSTPSDKARRHALLMCRQDPHYKPSTTNPFAGLAQFQGVKKLLGNFSSCCEMACPLTESKDSPKSLPGSPTSSRKAQTIRSPLFVHPMYKGGSGSNLSELTAETSAGLLRRRGSCESGFYSSVGECLSPNSMWGDSTAVSSLRSLDELEHAELQALCKRASSIYTDSSEDISSLTSCDWQNDLKPNISSIVEYFERKGTSLRHPGGSQLSSRIASLRRSLEKHNTGSTCTASTHLALQRPKCSRLVICEGAVRSKLPLFDKNQMVSKVRRPKW
- the LOC130894192 gene encoding dual specificity testis-specific protein kinase 2 isoform X2; its protein translation is MYPLNKNETVNKSKISCIYDNPCDPKDSDYEKLFCPNNELSEPPKARCDRLKTGSSCQALKHAVAALHPLDDFHKEKIGEGFFSEVFKVTHQTTGQVMVLKMNTRHSNRRNMLKEIQLMNRLSHQNILRLKGVCVHKAQLHALTEYIDGGSLHQLIHNRSVEIEQQTRIEIARDIASGMEYLHSKGVIHRDLTSKNVLIKHLDSGKLRAVVGDFGLSTDIPDPKEKTKLPIVGSPYWISPEGLKGKYYDERSDVFSYGIVLCELIARVEADPDYLPRTDNFGLDYLAFSDLCGPNVVPEFLTLAFRCCSVDPKSRPTFKENFQALADLLNDMKLAEDKRLRMANCAAKSEEQLTVAANAAANACAPQHRKIVHRRSFSEDTSLLSLSFSTPSDKARRHALLMCRQDPHYKPSTTNPFAGLAQFQGVKKLLGNFSSCCEMACPLTESKDSPKSLPGSPTSSRKAQTIRSPLFVHPMYKGGSGSNLSELTAETSAGLLRRRGSCESGFYSSVGECLSPNSMWGDSTAVSSLRSLDELEHAELQALCKRASSIYTDSSEDISSLTSCDWQNDLKPNISSIVEYFERKGTSLRHPGGSQLSSRIASLRRSLEKHNTGSTCTASTHLALQRPKCSRLVICEGAVRSKLPLFDKK